A window of Bos taurus isolate L1 Dominette 01449 registration number 42190680 breed Hereford chromosome 19, ARS-UCD2.0, whole genome shotgun sequence contains these coding sequences:
- the SOX9 gene encoding transcription factor SOX-9 — translation MNLLDPFMKMTDEQEKGLSAAPSPTMSEDSAGSPCPSGSGSDTENTRPQENTFPKGEPDLKKESEEDKFPVCIREAVSQVLKGYDWTLVPMPVRVNGSSKNKPHVKRPMNAFMVWAQAARRKLADQYPHLHNAELSKTLGKLWRLLNESEKRPFVEEAERLRVQHKKDHPDYKYQPRRRKSVKNGQAEAEEAPEQTHISPNAIFKALQADSPHSSSGMSEVHSPGEHSGQSQGPPTPPTTPKTDVQPGKADLKREGRPLPEGGRQPPIDFRDVDIGELSSDVISNMETFDVHEFDQYLPPNGHPGVPATHGQVTYTGSYGVSSTAASPAGAGHVWMSKQQAPPPPPPQQPPPPPPQPAPPQAPPQPPPAPQAAPPQPAPPQAPPQQQPPPPPPAHALGALGSEPGPAQRTHIKTEQLSPSHYSEPQQHSPQQIAYSPFSLPHYGPSYPPITRAQYDYNDPQNSGAYYSHAAGQGSGLYSTFSYMSPAQRPMYTPIADTSGVPSIPQTHSPQHWEQPVYTQLTRP, via the exons ATGAATCTCCTGGACCCCTTCATGAAGATGACCGACGAGCAGGAGAAGGGCCTGTCcgccgcccccagccccaccatgTCCGAGGACTCTGCGGGCTCGCCCTGCCCTTCGGGCTCCGGCTCCGACACCGAGAACACGCGGCCCCAGGAGAACACGTTCCCCAAGGGCGAGCCGGACCTGAAGAAGGAGAGCGAGGAGGACAAGTTCCCCGTGTGCATCCGCGAGGCCGTCAGCCAGGTGCTCAAGGGCTACGACTGGACGCTGGTGCCCATGCCGGTGCGCGTCAACGGCTCGAGCAAGAACAAGCCGCACGTCAAGCGGCCCATGAACGCCTTCATGGTGTGGGCGCAGGCGGCGCGCAGGAAGCTGGCCGACCAGTACCCGCACCTGCACAACGCCGAGCTCAGCAAGACTCTGGGCAAGCTCTGGAG ACTGCTGAACGAGAGCGAGAAGCGGCCGTTCGTGGAGGAGGCGGAGCGGCTGCGCGTGCAGCACAAGAAGGACCACCCGGACTACAAGTACCAGCCGCGCCGGAGGAAGTCGGTGAAGAACGGCCAGGCCGAGGCCGAGGAGGCCCCGGAACAGACGCACATCTCGCCCAACGCCATCTTCAAGGCGCTGCAGGCCGACTCGCCGCACTCCTCCTCCGGCATGAGCGAGGTGCACTCCCCCGGCGAGCACTCGG GGCAATCCCAGGGTCCGCCGacgccccccaccacccccaaaacCGACGTGCAGCCGGGCAAGGCCGACCTGAAGCGCGAGGGGCGCCCCCTGCCAGAGGGGGGCCGGCAGCCCCCCATCGACTTCCGCGACGTGGACATCGGCGAGCTGAGCAGCGACGTCATCTCCAACATGGAGACCTTCGACGTCCACGAGTTCGACCAGTACCTGCCGCCCAACGGGCACCCGGGGGTGCCGGCCACGCACGGCCAGGTCACCTACACGGGCAGCTACGGCGTGAGCAGCACGGCGGCCAGCCCGGCAGGCGCGGGCCACGTGTGGATGTCCAAGCAGcaggcgccgccgccgccgcccccgcagcagccgccgccgccgccgccgcagccggCCCCGCCGCAGGCGCCCCCGCAGCCGCCGCCCGCGCCGCAGGCCGCCCCGCCGCAGCCCGCCCCGCCGCAGGCGCCCCCGCagcagcagccgccgccgccgccgccggcgcACGCGCTGGGCGCGCTGGGCAGCGAGCCGGGCCCCGCGCAGCGAACGCACATCAAGACGGAGCAGCTGAGCCCCAGCCACTACAGCGAGCCGCAGCAGCACTCGCCGCAGCAGATCGCCTACAGCCCCTTCAGCCTCCCGCACTACGGCCCCTCCTACCCGCCCATCACGCGCGCGCAGTACGACTACAACGACCCCCAGAACTCGGGCGCCTACTACAGCCACGCGGCGGGCCAGGGCTCCGGCCTCTACTCCACCTTCAGCTACATGAGCCCGGCGCAGCGGCCCATGTACACGCCCATCGCCGACACCTCGGGGGTGCCCTCCATCCCCCAGACCCACAGCCCGCAGCACTGGGAACAGCCGGTCTACACACAGCTCACCAGACCCTGA